Proteins co-encoded in one Nicotiana sylvestris chromosome 7, ASM39365v2, whole genome shotgun sequence genomic window:
- the LOC138873715 gene encoding uncharacterized protein — translation MRQMCRQKVDLRLTIVKVVATRGRLEIDSMGLDKEFKRLFWERSDEVVRSISPAKRLFIGGDFNGHIGLTPSYYGEVHGSFGFGDRSRGSTSLYDLAKAFELVIANSSLLNTKSDTIVLQT, via the exons ATGAGGCAAATGTGTAGGCAGAAGGTTGATTTGCGACTGACAATAGTGAAAGTGGTAGCAACACGTGGAAGGCTAGAAATTGATTCAATGG GCTTGGATAAGGAGTTTAAGAGGCTCTTTTGGGAGAGGTCGGATGAGGTGGTGCGTAGTATTTCGCCTGCTAAGAGGTTATttataggaggggatttcaatggtcatattgggttgaCTCCTAGTTACTATGGCGAGGTGCATGGTAGCTTCGGCTTTGGTGATAGGAGTAGAGGAAGTACTTCGCTGTATGATTTGGCTAAGGCTTTTGAGTTGGTGATTGCAAACTctagtctactgaacactaaatctgatacaatagttctacaaacatga